One part of the Candidatus Mancarchaeum acidiphilum genome encodes these proteins:
- a CDS encoding glycosyltransferase: MLFHIYPIILLLYTVFGIISICYYTINARRSVKYNYRSKSINTTDTYKDVTIVVPVYNENPKTFERCIKSIANQKSNMIVIGDSSYEPYKSITESYGGTFIYKQVREGKRKGLSTAINYVNTKYVLFVDSDTVIPRNTVKSLISKFGPSIGGVGVGVSIRLKNNWISYSAEFFEKMKEVMFRAMAYSGSVMVLDGRCAMYRTDLIKDFLNSEEYRENVIFGIKSNLAEDRHITSHVAKLGYKQIIDYDVYVKTESQKNFKQFWKQMIRWARAGYLYFFKEFSERAYSKRGLFYTFEMMYLYILPIFVLVLGLMRLDFYLVHGLGFVFRDTGMFYSFITANFARMGFGRFIYTLTSILDAFAVFILAVAVYLRLSKNKRKKKTLVLGGVALLMMFFASFYGLFTLWKQRSWLTR, translated from the coding sequence GCGTTCGGTAAAATATAACTACAGGTCAAAGTCAATTAACACTACGGACACGTACAAGGACGTCACAATAGTCGTTCCCGTCTACAACGAGAATCCAAAGACATTTGAGCGATGCATAAAATCAATCGCGAACCAGAAATCAAATATGATTGTAATAGGAGATTCAAGCTATGAGCCGTACAAATCAATCACAGAATCTTATGGAGGCACTTTTATATACAAGCAGGTTAGGGAAGGAAAGAGGAAAGGGCTTTCAACCGCAATAAATTACGTAAACACAAAATACGTGCTTTTTGTCGATAGCGATACAGTAATACCAAGGAATACCGTAAAAAGCCTTATCTCCAAATTTGGACCTAGCATAGGAGGTGTTGGAGTAGGTGTATCAATAAGGCTGAAGAACAATTGGATATCTTATTCCGCAGAGTTCTTTGAGAAAATGAAGGAGGTCATGTTCAGGGCTATGGCATATTCCGGATCAGTGATGGTCCTTGATGGAAGATGCGCAATGTACAGGACAGATCTTATAAAGGACTTCCTTAATTCAGAGGAGTACCGAGAGAATGTCATATTCGGGATAAAGAGCAACCTTGCCGAGGATAGGCATATAACAAGCCATGTGGCAAAGCTTGGATATAAGCAGATTATAGATTATGACGTTTATGTCAAGACCGAATCGCAGAAGAACTTCAAGCAGTTTTGGAAGCAGATGATACGGTGGGCCAGGGCAGGGTACCTGTATTTCTTCAAAGAGTTCTCAGAAAGGGCATACTCCAAAAGAGGGCTCTTCTACACCTTTGAGATGATGTACCTTTACATACTTCCGATATTCGTGCTCGTATTAGGCTTGATGAGGTTGGATTTCTACCTTGTACACGGGCTGGGATTTGTCTTCAGGGATACGGGAATGTTTTACAGCTTCATAACCGCGAACTTTGCCAGGATGGGATTTGGCAGGTTCATATATACGTTGACATCGATATTGGATGCCTTTGCCGTATTTATCCTTGCGGTTGCGGTATACCTTAGGCTTAGCAAGAACAAGAGAAAGAAGAAGACGCTTGTTTTGGGAGGGGTAGCATTGTTAATGATGTTCTTTGCATCATTCTACGGATTATTCACTTTGTGGAAGCAGAGGAGCTGGCTGACAAGGTAA
- a CDS encoding DUF488 family protein: MEKTDSDKNAAKSKHSIYTFGILGSKADKLLSIIKRYNIKEVVDVRFNPETSDNSELEKDNLAGILENSKVKYTHSVDLSSKYKNAKSLMMNSGWKNHMFKTYADYMQTPDFVNGLNKLIVKLKDHNLLIICNEKLPTECHRYLIADALFIRHKVVYHLLDEYTPKKHILTKFAKVSGLRIFYPVYKTNKVTKRSRVNAKKRKQERKQR, encoded by the coding sequence ATGGAGAAAACTGATTCGGACAAAAATGCGGCAAAAAGCAAGCATTCAATATATACATTTGGCATATTGGGATCAAAAGCCGACAAGCTGCTAAGCATAATAAAGAGGTACAATATCAAGGAAGTGGTTGATGTTAGGTTCAATCCGGAAACCTCCGACAACTCAGAACTGGAAAAGGACAACCTTGCAGGCATACTTGAAAATTCAAAAGTAAAGTATACCCACTCAGTAGACCTGTCCTCAAAGTACAAGAATGCAAAAAGCCTTATGATGAATTCGGGGTGGAAGAACCATATGTTCAAGACGTATGCGGATTACATGCAGACACCAGATTTTGTCAATGGCCTGAACAAGTTGATAGTGAAGCTGAAGGACCACAACCTGCTGATAATATGCAATGAGAAGCTGCCTACCGAATGCCACAGGTACCTTATAGCAGATGCATTGTTCATAAGGCACAAGGTAGTATATCATCTGCTTGATGAGTATACTCCAAAGAAGCACATCCTGACAAAGTTTGCAAAGGTGTCAGGGCTCCGGATATTTTATCCAGTTTACAAGACCAATAAGGTCACAAAAAGATCCAGGGTAAATGCAAAGAAAAGAAAGCAAGAGCGGAAGCAAAGATAA
- a CDS encoding alpha/beta fold hydrolase, which translates to MKETIDRMEADTSFGKIFYLHRNGDLPLLFIHGLGAISNNWLPLFDKLDDRFELIALDLLGHGRSAKPNIEYTLDVQCKAIDELLGGIGINDPFAIIGNSYGGEIAASYSINHMAPKYLVLVDSSLAGINSMDSSDIDAFLKKLDAIEPGNDLGIMRNIIMNSEESGVHLDDLKNIDSKTLIIWGSDDPEIDVKYAGMIKNSIEGSSLYLIDKGGHAPMISKPDEVSDIINKNLI; encoded by the coding sequence ATGAAAGAAACAATAGATAGGATGGAGGCCGATACGTCTTTTGGAAAGATATTCTACCTTCATCGCAATGGGGATTTGCCTCTGCTGTTCATACATGGATTGGGGGCTATTTCAAACAACTGGCTCCCTCTCTTTGATAAACTGGATGACAGATTTGAGCTTATAGCGCTTGACTTATTGGGGCATGGAAGATCGGCAAAGCCCAATATTGAATACACTTTGGATGTGCAGTGCAAGGCAATAGACGAGCTGCTTGGCGGTATTGGCATAAATGATCCATTTGCAATCATCGGAAACTCGTATGGCGGTGAGATAGCAGCGAGCTATTCAATAAACCACATGGCTCCGAAGTACCTTGTGCTTGTGGATTCTTCATTGGCAGGCATTAACAGCATGGACAGCTCCGATATAGATGCCTTCCTGAAAAAGCTTGACGCGATAGAGCCGGGGAATGACCTCGGTATAATGAGGAACATCATAATGAACTCAGAAGAAAGCGGAGTGCATCTCGACGATCTGAAGAATATCGATTCAAAGACGCTTATAATATGGGGCAGCGATGATCCGGAGATAGATGTAAAATATGCAGGTATGATAAAAAATAGCATAGAAGGAAGCTCGCTGTACCTTATAGATAAAGGAGGGCATGCGCCGATGATAAGCAAACCAGACGAGGTATCGGATATAATAAACAAGAACTTGATTTGA